The following coding sequences lie in one Methylotuvimicrobium alcaliphilum 20Z genomic window:
- the cgtA gene encoding Obg family GTPase CgtA: protein MKFVDEAVIRVEAGDGGNGAVGFRREKYIPKGGPDGGDGGDGGSVYLVATENVNTLVDFRYQSVHRAQRGQNGMARNCTGKKGEDCLVPVPPGTLVCEAETGEVLGELVKAGERLLVAQGGFHGLGNTRFKSSINRTPMQATKGTPGEHRMLKLELTLIADVGLLGLPNAGKSSLIRAVSSARPKVADYPFTTLHPNLGVVRVDDLRSFVIADIPGVIEGAAEGAGLGLQFLKHLSRTGLLLHLIDVMPYESMDSPVSSARKIIQEVKSWSDDLADKPRWLVLNKIDRLESDSVEQHCQAIVDELEWQGPVFKVSALRGEGTRELMFAIMNFLEDRRRCDSEQK from the coding sequence ATGAAATTTGTTGATGAGGCGGTGATTCGGGTTGAGGCGGGCGATGGCGGTAATGGCGCTGTCGGTTTTCGCCGTGAAAAATATATTCCGAAAGGTGGGCCGGATGGTGGTGATGGTGGTGATGGTGGTAGTGTCTATTTGGTAGCTACCGAAAACGTCAATACCTTGGTCGATTTTCGTTACCAGTCGGTGCATAGGGCTCAGCGGGGGCAAAACGGTATGGCTCGCAATTGTACCGGTAAGAAAGGAGAGGATTGCTTGGTGCCTGTGCCGCCCGGAACCTTGGTGTGCGAAGCCGAAACCGGTGAGGTTTTGGGCGAGTTGGTCAAGGCGGGTGAGCGGTTACTGGTCGCGCAGGGCGGTTTTCATGGTCTGGGGAATACGCGGTTCAAGAGTAGTATTAATCGTACGCCGATGCAGGCGACGAAAGGGACGCCTGGCGAGCATCGGATGCTCAAGCTGGAATTGACTCTGATTGCCGATGTCGGGCTTTTGGGCTTGCCCAATGCCGGCAAATCCAGTCTGATACGGGCGGTGTCGTCGGCTCGTCCGAAAGTCGCCGATTATCCGTTTACGACCTTGCATCCGAATTTGGGCGTGGTTAGGGTCGATGATTTGCGCAGTTTTGTTATCGCCGATATACCTGGTGTGATCGAGGGGGCGGCCGAAGGTGCCGGATTGGGCTTGCAGTTTTTAAAGCACTTGTCGCGCACCGGGTTATTGCTGCATTTGATCGATGTAATGCCTTATGAGTCGATGGATTCGCCAGTCTCTTCAGCGCGTAAGATCATTCAAGAGGTTAAGTCATGGAGTGATGATTTGGCCGATAAGCCGCGTTGGTTGGTGCTGAATAAAATCGATAGGCTTGAATCCGATTCGGTGGAACAGCATTGTCAGGCTATTGTCGACGAATTGGAATGGCAAGGGCCTGTGTTCAAGGTTTCGGCTTTGCGGGGTGAGGGAACGCGTGAACTGATGTTCGCGATCATGAATTTTTTGGAAGATCGGCGGCGGTGCGACAGTGAGCAGAAGTGA
- the rpmA gene encoding 50S ribosomal protein L27 encodes MAHKKAGGSTRNGRDSNAKRLGVKMFGGQVVKAGNIIVRQRGTKFHAGDNVSCGRDHTLFATAEGKIVFQVKGPNKRKFVSIVAA; translated from the coding sequence ATGGCTCATAAGAAAGCGGGTGGTAGTACTCGGAACGGTCGCGATTCCAATGCAAAACGCTTGGGTGTTAAAATGTTCGGCGGCCAAGTCGTAAAAGCGGGAAATATTATCGTGCGTCAGCGCGGCACTAAATTTCATGCGGGCGATAATGTTAGCTGCGGTAGAGATCACACTCTATTTGCAACGGCAGAGGGCAAGATCGTTTTTCAGGTCAAAGGGCCTAATAAACGCAAGTTTGTCAGTATTGTTGCTGCATAA
- the rplU gene encoding 50S ribosomal protein L21, translating into MYAVIQTGGKQYRVEEGATLKIEKLELGTGDSVEFDKVLMVQSGDAVKVGQPYVEGGKVTATVVSQGRHKKIKIIKFRRRKHHMKQMGHRQYFTEVQITGISA; encoded by the coding sequence ATGTATGCGGTAATTCAAACAGGTGGAAAACAGTACCGGGTTGAAGAAGGTGCGACCTTAAAAATAGAAAAACTTGAGCTGGGAACAGGCGATAGCGTTGAATTCGATAAGGTGCTGATGGTTCAGTCGGGTGATGCTGTAAAAGTCGGTCAGCCTTATGTCGAAGGCGGCAAGGTTACGGCGACTGTGGTGTCTCAAGGTAGGCACAAAAAAATCAAAATTATTAAATTCAGAAGACGTAAGCACCATATGAAGCAAATGGGGCATCGTCAGTATTTCACAGAAGTCCAGATTACTGGTATTTCTGCTTAA
- the ispB gene encoding octaprenyl diphosphate synthase, with product MTSQTNLSPNTKQHPDFNTIKDLTTEETKAVDKLILDELSSDVILINQVGHYIVGNGGKRLRPMLLLLAAKALGPIHNHHLILAAVIEFIHTATLLHDDVVDESELRRGKESANAVWGNAASVLVGDYLYSSAFEMMVRTNNMRVMEILSKTTTAIAEGEVLQLLNCNNPETTEAKYLEVISRKTAILFSAATRLGAVISESSPEIEDNLARYGQHLGIAFQLIDDALDYKATKEELGKNLGDDLAEGKPTLPLIHAIQVGTSEETQIIIDAIKTGDRDAFQEVYNVVQKTQAIAYTEQRAHEEAQKAIDALAILPDSTYKTALIALAEFSVQRNY from the coding sequence ATGACATCCCAAACCAACCTTAGCCCGAATACTAAGCAACATCCGGATTTCAACACCATCAAGGACCTCACAACCGAGGAAACCAAAGCGGTCGACAAGCTCATTCTCGACGAATTAAGCTCCGATGTCATTCTCATTAATCAAGTAGGTCATTATATTGTCGGCAACGGCGGCAAGCGTTTGCGCCCGATGCTGCTATTATTGGCAGCCAAAGCGCTCGGCCCAATTCATAACCATCATCTCATTTTAGCCGCAGTCATTGAATTCATTCATACCGCAACTTTACTGCATGACGACGTGGTGGACGAATCGGAATTACGACGCGGCAAAGAATCCGCCAATGCGGTTTGGGGCAATGCTGCCAGCGTTTTAGTAGGCGACTATCTGTATTCGAGCGCCTTTGAAATGATGGTTAGAACCAACAACATGCGCGTAATGGAAATCCTATCCAAAACCACGACTGCGATTGCCGAAGGCGAGGTATTGCAATTACTTAACTGCAACAACCCGGAGACCACCGAAGCCAAATATCTTGAGGTCATATCGCGCAAAACCGCAATTTTATTCAGCGCCGCCACACGACTCGGCGCAGTGATCTCGGAAAGCAGCCCGGAAATTGAAGACAACCTCGCACGATACGGCCAGCATCTTGGCATCGCTTTTCAATTAATCGACGACGCCCTCGACTATAAAGCCACCAAAGAAGAGCTCGGTAAGAATCTGGGCGACGACCTAGCCGAAGGCAAGCCCACACTACCGTTAATACACGCCATTCAGGTCGGCACATCCGAAGAAACTCAAATCATCATAGACGCGATCAAAACCGGCGACCGCGATGCCTTCCAAGAAGTCTATAACGTCGTGCAAAAAACCCAAGCCATCGCCTACACCGAACAAAGAGCCCACGAAGAAGCACAAAAAGCAATCGATGCACTAGCCATATTACCCGACTCGACCTACAAGACCGCCCTAATTGCTCTCGCCGAATTTTCGGTTCAGCGAAATTATTAG
- a CDS encoding sigma 54-interacting transcriptional regulator: protein MNETSFSDLTPTFFLQTFVLELMHAAEQQGKTHSEELIEYIARTAGRFFEETYREERNIQDALDLESYIELIVGLKNKIGGGFSLDSADSQCIRVKNSCCPFGGGVTHFPELCRMTSSVFGGIAARNFGYAKVEITKSIARKDGGCDVSVYLNEEEAKERPGLEYGHRNSEEGASNMTDLHSRIEESMQKIWRLKSPRPTKKQPPVIVARSPVMQKVLQAIEKVAPTVATVLIQGETGVGKELVARAIHAMSWRSGQAFMAINCGAIPDTLIESALFGHEKGAFTGAVEIQQGVFERADGGTLFLDEVDSLSAAAQTRLLRVVQEGELERVGGKKTIEVDVRLISATNQDLQERVDQGLFRKDLFYRLNVVKLSIPPLTQRGEDLPYLVQVILKRLGEKYNKTVLSVSRDMMQKIRAYHWPGNVRELENVLERAVLFTVGSEITQLDLELLSSAAVAGSWRDIKEGVVADAERNFLQASLRQHRGDVKKVAEAMDLTPRAVYGKLKKYGMDAGQFRVNPGLDIDR, encoded by the coding sequence ATGAATGAGACTTCGTTTTCCGATTTAACGCCAACCTTTTTTTTACAGACTTTTGTGTTGGAGTTGATGCATGCTGCCGAGCAGCAAGGCAAAACTCATAGCGAGGAGCTTATCGAATACATCGCTCGAACTGCGGGAAGGTTTTTTGAGGAAACCTATCGAGAAGAGCGCAATATCCAAGATGCTTTGGATCTGGAAAGCTATATTGAGTTAATTGTTGGGTTAAAAAATAAAATCGGCGGTGGATTTTCTCTGGACTCGGCTGATAGTCAATGTATTCGAGTTAAAAATAGTTGCTGTCCTTTTGGAGGGGGGGTGACGCATTTTCCGGAGTTATGTCGAATGACCTCTAGTGTTTTCGGCGGGATTGCAGCCAGAAACTTCGGTTATGCCAAGGTGGAAATCACTAAGAGCATCGCTCGTAAGGACGGTGGCTGCGATGTGTCGGTATATCTGAATGAGGAAGAGGCAAAAGAACGTCCCGGGCTTGAATATGGTCATCGAAATAGTGAGGAGGGTGCAAGTAATATGACGGATTTGCATTCTCGCATTGAAGAGAGCATGCAAAAAATATGGCGGTTGAAATCGCCAAGGCCCACTAAAAAGCAGCCGCCCGTCATAGTGGCAAGATCTCCGGTAATGCAAAAAGTATTGCAGGCGATTGAAAAAGTTGCTCCGACAGTCGCGACGGTCTTGATTCAAGGAGAGACAGGGGTTGGTAAGGAGTTGGTTGCACGTGCTATTCATGCGATGAGTTGGCGTAGCGGTCAAGCTTTCATGGCAATTAATTGCGGTGCGATTCCCGATACTTTAATTGAGAGTGCGTTGTTCGGGCATGAAAAAGGGGCGTTTACCGGGGCGGTGGAGATTCAGCAAGGTGTTTTTGAGCGAGCCGATGGCGGTACGCTGTTTCTGGATGAAGTGGATTCGTTGTCTGCGGCCGCACAAACCCGTCTGCTAAGGGTGGTGCAAGAGGGTGAGTTGGAGCGGGTTGGGGGTAAAAAAACTATTGAGGTCGATGTGCGTTTGATATCTGCGACAAATCAGGATTTGCAAGAGCGTGTCGATCAGGGCTTGTTTCGTAAAGACTTGTTTTATCGTTTGAATGTGGTCAAGTTGTCTATTCCGCCATTGACGCAAAGAGGGGAGGATTTGCCGTATTTGGTTCAGGTTATTTTAAAAAGGTTGGGCGAAAAATATAATAAAACGGTGCTTTCAGTTAGTCGGGACATGATGCAAAAGATTCGCGCTTATCATTGGCCTGGTAATGTCAGAGAGTTGGAGAATGTATTGGAGCGTGCGGTTTTGTTTACAGTCGGTTCCGAAATTACGCAGCTTGATCTGGAATTGCTTTCTTCGGCGGCGGTTGCTGGTAGTTGGCGGGACATCAAGGAAGGCGTTGTCGCGGATGCGGAGCGGAATTTTTTGCAAGCGTCTTTGCGCCAGCATCGCGGTGATGTCAAAAAAGTAGCTGAAGCGATGGATTTGACGCCGAGAGCGGTGTACGGAAAGCTAAAAAAGTACGGCATGGATGCCGGTCAATTTCGCGTTAATCCGGGTTTGGATATCGATCGCTAA
- a CDS encoding beta-class carbonic anhydrase has product MSNVLNEVLLANREYANSFDKGDLPMPPGRRFAILTCMDARLDPAKYAGLSEGDAHVIRNAGGRASDDAIRSLVISYKLLGTREWFVIHHTDCGMETFTNEIMGDLLSSSLKTASVDADGWHDSCEGPGCTDGKYINWLTIKDQAQSVTEDVMRIRNNPLVPSDIPIYGYIYDVKDGKLIEVPEATAAGRA; this is encoded by the coding sequence ATGAGCAATGTATTGAATGAAGTTTTACTTGCCAACCGCGAATACGCCAATAGTTTCGACAAAGGCGACCTGCCGATGCCGCCGGGACGTCGTTTCGCAATCTTGACCTGCATGGACGCACGTCTCGACCCCGCTAAATACGCAGGCCTCTCCGAGGGCGACGCTCACGTCATCCGTAATGCCGGTGGACGCGCCAGCGACGACGCAATCCGTTCGCTAGTCATTTCCTACAAACTCTTGGGCACCCGCGAATGGTTCGTGATCCATCACACCGACTGCGGCATGGAAACTTTCACGAATGAAATTATGGGCGATTTATTATCTAGCAGTCTAAAAACCGCCTCAGTCGATGCCGATGGCTGGCATGACAGTTGCGAAGGCCCCGGCTGCACCGACGGCAAATACATCAATTGGCTGACCATCAAGGATCAGGCGCAAAGCGTGACGGAGGACGTGATGCGCATCAGAAACAATCCGTTGGTACCGTCCGATATTCCGATTTACGGCTATATCTATGACGTCAAAGACGGTAAATTGATAGAAGTTCCCGAAGCGACTGCGGCGGGACGCGCATAA
- the lpxC gene encoding UDP-3-O-acyl-N-acetylglucosamine deacetylase → MIKQRTLKNTIRATGVGLHTGDKVYLTLRPAEPNTGIRFRRVDLEEPVTIDATPENVGETTLSTTLVQNNIKISTIEHLLSAFAGLGIDNAIIDLSAPEVPIMDGSAGPFVFLLQSAGVEEQDSPKQYIRIKRPIRVEEDDKWAAFEPFNGFKVTFTIDFEHPAFKDHLKTAVMDFSSTTFVKEVSRARTFGFMKDIDMLRQNNLALGGSLDNAIVVDDDKILNEDGLRYADEFVKHKILDAIGDLYLLGHSLIGEFIGYKSGHGLNNMLLRALLKDRDAWEMVTFDDENEAPISFMRSAQTLVTPT, encoded by the coding sequence ATGATAAAACAGCGTACGTTAAAAAATACTATTCGGGCGACGGGTGTCGGTCTGCACACCGGCGATAAGGTTTATTTGACTTTGCGCCCGGCAGAGCCGAATACGGGCATTCGGTTTCGCAGAGTGGATTTAGAAGAGCCGGTCACAATCGATGCTACGCCCGAAAATGTCGGCGAAACGACCTTGTCGACCACTCTCGTACAAAATAATATTAAAATATCGACAATAGAGCATCTATTATCGGCATTCGCCGGGCTTGGGATCGACAATGCCATCATAGATCTTAGCGCTCCCGAGGTGCCGATTATGGACGGAAGCGCAGGGCCTTTCGTTTTCTTGTTACAATCCGCCGGCGTTGAAGAGCAAGATAGCCCAAAGCAATATATTCGTATCAAACGTCCGATTCGAGTCGAGGAAGACGATAAATGGGCGGCATTTGAGCCTTTCAACGGTTTCAAAGTAACGTTTACGATCGACTTTGAGCATCCCGCTTTCAAAGATCATTTGAAAACGGCCGTGATGGACTTTTCATCGACCACTTTCGTCAAGGAAGTCAGTCGAGCCAGGACTTTCGGTTTCATGAAAGATATCGATATGCTCAGGCAAAATAATTTGGCTTTGGGCGGCAGTCTCGACAATGCCATCGTGGTCGACGACGACAAAATTCTCAATGAAGATGGTCTGCGTTATGCCGATGAATTCGTTAAGCATAAAATTCTCGATGCGATCGGCGATCTATATTTACTTGGCCACAGTTTAATCGGCGAGTTCATCGGCTATAAATCCGGACACGGATTGAATAACATGCTGTTACGTGCGTTGCTTAAAGATCGTGATGCTTGGGAGATGGTGACCTTTGATGACGAAAACGAAGCACCGATTTCATTTATGCGTTCCGCACAGACATTGGTTACGCCGACATAG
- the ftsZ gene encoding cell division protein FtsZ, with protein MKYELLDIGAENAVIKVIGVGGGGGNAVNHMVEKQIDGVQFICANTDAQALKKLNVDTIIQLGAELTKGLGAGTDPNVGQQAAEENRDRIREVIQGADMVFLTAGMGGGTGTGAIPIIAEIAKDLGILTVAVVTKPFHFEGKKKMAVAEQGIVALEKYVDSLITIPNQKLLPVLGNNISLMSAFSAANNVLLDAVQGITELITHPGMINVDFADVRTVMSGMGAAIMGTGSASGENRAREAAEKAIACPLLEDINLQGARGILVNISAADMMISEFDEVGNIVHEFGAEDAIIKIGTAIDPTLGDEIKVTVVATGMGSQPAAVAAPIKLAVKQAAVDNDYTNFEKPTVIRQNRSEPRNTRFGAQPKKDVDMDYLDIPAFLRRQAD; from the coding sequence ATGAAATACGAGTTGTTGGATATCGGCGCTGAAAATGCCGTAATAAAAGTCATTGGGGTCGGCGGTGGCGGCGGAAACGCGGTCAACCATATGGTTGAAAAACAGATCGACGGCGTGCAATTTATTTGTGCCAATACGGATGCTCAAGCATTGAAGAAACTTAATGTCGATACGATCATTCAATTAGGCGCGGAATTAACAAAAGGTTTAGGCGCGGGAACCGACCCCAATGTGGGCCAGCAAGCCGCCGAAGAAAATCGGGATAGGATTCGTGAAGTCATACAAGGTGCCGACATGGTGTTCTTGACAGCCGGCATGGGTGGCGGAACCGGGACTGGCGCGATTCCGATTATTGCCGAGATAGCCAAAGACTTGGGGATTTTAACCGTGGCGGTCGTGACCAAGCCGTTTCACTTTGAAGGCAAAAAGAAAATGGCGGTCGCCGAACAAGGTATTGTCGCATTGGAAAAATATGTCGATTCGTTGATAACGATCCCGAATCAAAAATTACTGCCGGTATTGGGTAACAATATTTCGTTGATGAGCGCCTTCAGTGCCGCCAACAATGTGCTATTAGATGCGGTTCAAGGCATTACTGAATTGATTACCCATCCGGGTATGATCAATGTCGATTTTGCCGATGTTAGAACCGTGATGTCGGGAATGGGAGCCGCAATCATGGGTACCGGTTCCGCATCCGGCGAAAATAGAGCGAGAGAAGCGGCAGAAAAAGCCATTGCCTGTCCATTGTTGGAAGACATCAATCTACAAGGCGCGCGCGGCATCTTAGTTAACATCAGTGCCGCCGATATGATGATTTCCGAATTCGATGAAGTTGGTAATATCGTTCATGAGTTCGGTGCAGAGGATGCCATTATCAAAATCGGTACCGCGATCGACCCAACCCTGGGCGATGAAATCAAGGTGACCGTTGTCGCGACAGGCATGGGTTCTCAACCTGCAGCAGTCGCGGCACCGATCAAACTGGCGGTCAAACAAGCCGCTGTGGATAATGATTATACCAACTTTGAGAAGCCAACTGTGATTCGCCAAAACCGGTCGGAGCCGCGTAACACACGTTTCGGGGCGCAGCCGAAAAAAGACGTCGACATGGACTATTTGGATATTCCTGCATTTTTGAGACGGCAAGCCGATTAA
- the ftsA gene encoding cell division protein FtsA, which produces MAKKSDRNVVVGLDIGTSKVAAIVGEYTDGGEMEVIGIGCTVSRGLKKGVVVNLESTVQSIRRAVEEAELMAGCQITSVFAGIAGGHIRSLNSHGIVAIKEKEVTQYDIDRVIDSARAVAIPADQKILHILPQEFVIDLQDGIKEPIGMSGIRLEAKVHMVTGSASAAQNIIKCIRRCGLEVDDIVLEQLASCNSVLTEDEKDLGVCLIDIGGGTTDIAVFANGAIKHTAVIPIAGDQVTNDIAVALRTPTQNAEQIKQKYACALTQLANTEQLIEVPSIGDRAPRKISVQNLAEIIEPRYEELMLLVQAELRRSGYEEMIAAGIVVTGGSSKVTGLIELAEEIFHMPVRMGVPQHVSGLTDAVKNPVHSTGVGLLLYGKEHRGSFEGLDVENTGFIGKIKKWFQGNF; this is translated from the coding sequence ATGGCAAAAAAATCAGATCGAAATGTAGTAGTCGGGCTTGATATAGGAACCTCCAAAGTCGCGGCTATTGTCGGCGAATATACGGACGGCGGCGAGATGGAAGTTATTGGTATCGGATGTACGGTATCAAGAGGCTTGAAAAAAGGTGTCGTGGTCAATCTGGAATCGACCGTGCAGTCGATTAGGCGAGCTGTCGAGGAAGCTGAGCTGATGGCCGGTTGTCAAATTACCTCGGTATTTGCCGGAATCGCCGGCGGCCATATTCGCAGTCTCAATTCGCACGGTATCGTTGCCATAAAGGAAAAAGAAGTTACGCAATACGATATCGATCGAGTGATAGATTCGGCACGAGCGGTTGCGATTCCGGCCGATCAGAAAATCTTGCATATTTTGCCGCAAGAATTTGTGATCGATCTGCAAGACGGTATCAAAGAGCCGATCGGAATGTCGGGTATTCGACTCGAAGCGAAAGTCCATATGGTGACCGGCAGCGCCAGCGCCGCGCAAAACATCATCAAATGCATACGCCGCTGCGGGCTCGAAGTCGACGATATCGTTTTGGAGCAGCTGGCGTCTTGTAATTCGGTGTTAACCGAAGATGAAAAGGATTTAGGGGTCTGTTTGATCGATATCGGAGGCGGCACGACCGATATCGCGGTATTCGCAAACGGCGCGATTAAGCATACGGCTGTGATTCCGATAGCCGGCGACCAGGTGACTAACGATATCGCGGTAGCCCTGAGAACGCCGACCCAAAACGCCGAACAAATCAAGCAGAAATACGCCTGCGCATTGACGCAATTAGCGAATACCGAACAGTTAATTGAAGTGCCGAGTATCGGGGATCGAGCTCCGCGTAAAATATCGGTGCAAAATCTCGCGGAAATTATCGAGCCGCGTTATGAAGAATTGATGCTGCTGGTGCAAGCGGAATTAAGACGTAGCGGATACGAAGAAATGATAGCTGCAGGCATCGTGGTGACGGGAGGGAGCTCGAAAGTAACGGGATTGATAGAGTTGGCCGAGGAGATTTTTCATATGCCGGTTCGCATGGGGGTGCCACAACATGTTTCGGGATTGACCGATGCGGTGAAAAACCCCGTTCATTCCACAGGGGTTGGATTGTTGCTCTATGGGAAAGAGCATAGAGGAAGTTTTGAAGGGCTCGATGTCGAAAACACCGGGTTCATCGGCAAGATAAAGAAATGGTTTCAGGGTAATTTTTAA
- a CDS encoding cell division protein FtsQ/DivIB — protein MRGSGIIASALILIGITWVVWSNLKNYEAHATAIKYVRTEGVFQYISKSEVKEILLPLVKTGFFSADIEAIKEAVEQMPWVDKVSVKRVWPDAIDIKVYEQAAVARWGKIGLLNARGEVFIPANVDRFDHLPMLVGPSGQQQKVLEIMKGISTTLADRALGLSEFVIDERRSWRILLSNGTEVLLGRKEQLKSFQRFLKTLQLFGPEQIDAMAKVDLRYPNGYTVLWKPEAKAIDWKKMAAERRQS, from the coding sequence ATGCGAGGTTCCGGAATTATAGCGAGTGCCTTGATATTGATAGGCATAACGTGGGTCGTATGGAGTAATCTGAAAAATTACGAAGCGCATGCTACTGCCATCAAATACGTAAGAACGGAAGGGGTTTTTCAATATATTAGCAAAAGCGAAGTGAAGGAAATATTGTTGCCTCTGGTAAAGACGGGTTTTTTTTCCGCCGATATCGAGGCGATCAAGGAAGCGGTCGAACAAATGCCTTGGGTCGATAAAGTCAGCGTCAAAAGAGTTTGGCCCGATGCGATTGATATAAAAGTATATGAGCAGGCAGCTGTAGCACGCTGGGGGAAGATCGGCTTACTCAATGCTCGCGGAGAGGTGTTTATTCCGGCGAATGTCGATCGCTTCGATCATTTACCGATGTTGGTGGGGCCTTCAGGGCAGCAGCAAAAAGTACTGGAGATTATGAAAGGCATCAGCACAACGTTAGCCGATCGGGCCTTAGGATTAAGCGAATTCGTTATTGATGAAAGGCGATCATGGCGGATTCTGTTAAGTAATGGAACGGAGGTTTTGCTGGGCAGGAAGGAGCAACTTAAAAGTTTTCAGCGATTTTTGAAAACACTGCAATTGTTTGGGCCGGAGCAAATCGATGCGATGGCCAAAGTCGATTTAAGATATCCGAACGGATATACCGTGTTGTGGAAGCCGGAAGCTAAAGCAATAGACTGGAAAAAAATGGCCGCCGAGCGGCGACAGTCCTAA
- a CDS encoding D-alanine--D-alanine ligase: protein MKPTQIKQPEQFGRVAVLMGGTAAEREISLISGAAVFQALKSQGLDVEVVDVTGSAIDALTGVKADRVFNIIHGRGGEDGVLQGVLEAMRLPYTGSGVLASALSMDKLRTKLCWQGLGLPTPKWFLLKSENDAQACIEKLGLPLIVKPALEGSSIGMSKANSLTELIEAFRLAMQSGCDVYAEAWVSGNEYTIAVLNGEALPVIRLETPNVFYDFEAKYRANTTRYHCPCGLDAETEQRLQALAVSACEALAVEGWARVDAFIDNSGQTQLIEVNTVPGMTDHSLVPMAAKQAGISFEELVWRILETSYG, encoded by the coding sequence ATGAAGCCGACTCAAATAAAACAACCCGAACAATTCGGGCGCGTGGCCGTGCTCATGGGAGGTACGGCAGCCGAGCGTGAAATTTCATTGATCAGTGGCGCGGCGGTGTTTCAGGCATTGAAAAGCCAAGGTTTAGATGTTGAGGTCGTCGATGTCACCGGCAGTGCAATTGATGCACTGACCGGCGTCAAAGCGGACCGTGTCTTCAATATTATTCACGGCCGCGGTGGCGAGGATGGTGTGTTACAAGGCGTTTTAGAAGCGATGCGATTGCCTTATACGGGTAGCGGCGTATTAGCTTCAGCCTTAAGTATGGATAAACTGCGCACAAAACTATGTTGGCAGGGCTTAGGCTTGCCGACACCGAAATGGTTTTTATTGAAAAGCGAAAACGATGCGCAGGCTTGCATAGAAAAGCTTGGCTTACCGCTTATCGTTAAGCCGGCTTTGGAAGGGTCCAGCATCGGCATGAGCAAGGCGAATAGCTTAACGGAATTGATTGAAGCTTTTCGTCTGGCTATGCAATCCGGGTGCGATGTCTATGCCGAGGCCTGGGTTAGCGGCAACGAATATACGATCGCGGTATTAAACGGGGAAGCGCTGCCTGTTATTCGCCTCGAAACGCCGAATGTGTTTTACGATTTCGAAGCGAAATATAGAGCGAATACCACTCGCTATCATTGTCCATGCGGGCTAGATGCAGAGACGGAACAGCGTCTTCAAGCATTGGCGGTGTCGGCTTGCGAGGCGCTGGCGGTCGAGGGTTGGGCGCGGGTTGATGCGTTCATCGATAATTCCGGTCAGACACAATTGATTGAAGTCAATACCGTGCCCGGCATGACCGATCACAGCTTAGTGCCGATGGCCGCCAAACAGGCAGGAATAAGCTTTGAGGAATTGGTATGGCGAATTCTCGAAACGAGTTACGGATAA